In Lycium ferocissimum isolate CSIRO_LF1 chromosome 11, AGI_CSIRO_Lferr_CH_V1, whole genome shotgun sequence, a single genomic region encodes these proteins:
- the LOC132037749 gene encoding uncharacterized protein LOC132037749: protein MNLDPFNPPPPPRKRKVVHPRLIPTKREVQMPCLVSLGHRESVHDELIDQIKEELAGATTIIRAGVVDGGGGGDGDGDGDVNAVGDGAGDAVDMNIVVDVARQAVEGLADKRRDDDGGGDGVGGGVGGYTPQVVVVGRPQISLIGWVDILRLVPVPPRCILVLVNAYLQSKMEGLINKVEELLQAQKDTNSAIKSLMSKRGVQPSKKLSSPYTPIGIRKRAKTISKALADCRARKTSTPQKSIATPPAEVVPQVLKKVDIFKRVNPKKKKKG from the exons atgaatcttgatccttttaacccccccccccccccaaggaAGCGTAAA GTTGTGCACCCAAGGCTTATCCCGACAAAACGAGAGGTGCAGATGCCATGTCTTGTTAGTTTAGGGCATAGGGAATCTGTGCATGATGAATTGATTGATCAGATAAAAGAAGAATTGGCTGGAGCCACAACCATCATAAGGGCtggtgttgttgatggtggtggtggtggtgatggtgatggtgatggtgatgTTAATGCTGTTGGTGATGGTGCTGGTGATGCTgttgatatgaatattgttgttgatgttgcaagACAAGCAGTGGAAGGTCTTGCTGATAAAAGAAGAGatgatgatggtggtggtgatggagTTGGTGGTGGAGTTGGTGGATATACTCCCCAAGTGGTGGTGGTGGGCAGACCACAGATATCCCTTATAGGTTGGGTAGATATTCTTCGGTTGGTGCCGGTTCCTCCAAGGTGTATTCTTGTGCTTGTGAATGCGTACTTGCAGTCGAAAATGGAGGGTTTGATAAATAAGGTTGAAGAGTTGCTTCAGGCACAAAAAGATACGAATTCAGCTATAAAGAGTTTGATGTCCAAGAGGGGTGTCCAACCATCCAAAAAGCTCAGCTCACCCTACACTCCTATTGGGATTCGCAAGAGGGCAAAAACAATTTCCAAGGCACTTGCTGATTGTAGAGCAAGGAAAACAAGTACTCCACAGAAGTCTATTGCTACTCCTCCTGCTGAAGTTGTGCCACAAGTGCTGAAAAAAGTTGATATCTTCAAGCGTgtaaaccccaaaaaaaaaaaaaaaggttga